The Synechococcus sp. RS9916 DNA segment CTGCTTCAGGCCTTGCTGCGCCTGCTGCGGATCCGCAAGCGCTACGCACTGGTGGTGGTCATCGGCGATGTGATCCCGGTGATGGCGGCCTGGCTCAGCGGCAGGCCCGTGGCCACATACCTGGTGGCCTACTCCAGCCACTACGAGGGGCGCCTCAACCTGCCGTGGCCCTGCGGCAGCTGCCTCAGCCATCCCCGCTTCCAAGCGGTCTACAGCCGCGATCTGCTCACCGCCGACGACCTCAGCAGCCAACTGGGCCGGCCGGTGCAGTTTCTCGGCAACCCCTTCATGGACCCGGTGCTGGCAGCCGCCCCAGCACTGCCCGCCCGCCGGCGGCGGATCGCCCTGCTGCCCGGCAGCCGACGGCCTGAACTCGAACACAACCTGCAGCTACTGCTGGCGCTGATTCAGCGTCTACCAGCACCCCTGATCAGCAGCGGCGAACTGGCCATCGACCTGGCGCTGATTCGCGCCCTGGATGATGCCGCGCTGAACGCCCTGACAACGCCCCTCGGCTGGCAGCTGCGGGAGGCCGACAACAGCATGACCCTGATCAAGGGATCCCACCGCGTTCACGTGCGCCGGGGCCAGTTCACCTCCGTGCTCCAAAGCGCTGATCTGGTGATTTCCATGGCCGGCACCGCTGCCGAACAGGCGGTGGGTCTGGCCAAGCCAGTGCTCCAGATCGCCGGCGCAGGGCCACAATTCACCGCGAGCTTCGCTGAGGCCCAGCGACGGCTGCTGGGCCCCACGGTGTTCTGCGCGGAAGGCGACAGTGGATCAGCCAGCACCCTCGATGCCAGCGCGCGTCTGGCGTTGCAGCTGCTCGAACGCAGCAGCCAGGATCCATCTCTCCAGCAACGCTGCCGCCAACAGGCAGATGAACGGCTGGGCAGCATGGGCGGGGCTGCACGCATGGCTGCTGCAATCACGGCCTTGATCAAGCCCTAACCCCCCAACAACTCTCGCCAGCGATGCCGTCGACCCCTGATCAACCCACCTGGAAGCTCTGGCTCGACCGGTTGCTGGTGGTGGATGTGTTCCTGGTGCTGGCGGGGGCCGGCTGGTTCGGCATCGCCATTGTGGCCAGCAGCCAGGGAGTCGAAGGCCCCCTGCATCTGTTCCAGCAGCTCTGGGACCCCCTGTTCACGCCCGCCATTGGCCTGCTGATCGCCTCAGCGCTCGTCAGCGGGATTGCGTCGTGGTGGCAGCGGCGAGGGCCTCAGGCAGATCGGGATAGCTGAAGCTGAACCCGAGCTGAGGCAAACGCTCCGACCGCACATGCTGGCCATCAAGCACCACCCGGGCGCCATCGCCCAACAGCAGATGCAGCACCGGGCCGGGCACGGGAAGAAGGCTGGGGCGTCCCAGGCAACGTCCGAGCGTGGAGGCAAAGCTGGCCATGCTCACGGGTTGGGGAGCCACTCCATTCACCACCCCGTCCCAGCTGCTGTCGGTGAGAGCGGTCTGAATCAGGGCGCACAGATCGGTGCGATGGATCCAGCTCATCCATTGACGCCCTGAGCCGATCGGGCCGCCGAAACCAGCGCGGAAGATCGGCAGCATCTTGCCCAGGGCACCACCATCGGCCGCCAGCACGATGCCAATGCGCACCACCACCAGCCGGGTGGTCTGCGGGCGACCCGCGGCGGCGGCTTCCCAATCGCGACAGAGGGAGCCGAGCACATCCGTGCCAGCAGCACTCGACTCAGCAAAACTGGCCTGTTCGCTGGTGCCATAGAAGCCCACGGCGGAGGCATTCACGAGCACAGCCGGGGGCGTGGCCAGGGCCGCCATTGCTGCGGTCAGATGGCGGGTTGTGGCAATGCGACTGTCGTGGAGCAGCTGCAGATGGGCCGGCGTCCATCGCTGCTCAGCAATCGGTTCACCGGCCAGGTTCACCACCCCCTCAGCGGTGGCCAGCGCCTGCTGAAGAGCACCGCCCTGCGCCCAGCTGCTGGCCTGGGCGGGATCACATTGCACCCACTCGACCTGCTGTTCGGGCGCCCAGCTCACGGCGGTGCGGGGACGCCGGCTCACCAACGTCAGCTGATGGCCTGCCTCCTGAAGGGTTGGAACCAGCTCCCGTCCGACCAAACCAGTGCAGCCGAGCAGGAGCAGACGCATGGGAAGCGGAACAGGCGTAAGGGCGCCACGTTAAGAGGATGGGGCGGTGTCGAGTGGCGGATCGGCGCCGGGATCCGGGAGGGTGATCTGGAGGCGACGCGCCAAGGGAACCAGGGCAAACCCCTGGATCAGGAGTCCGTAGAGCACCACGGCCAGAGCCAGCGGTGGCATCTGCCAGCCCCAGGGCACATCCGATGCCCAAGCACCGATCGCCAACGCGATCGGCACCGCTCCCCGCAAACCGGCACAGACCACGAACATGCGCTGCGGTGGAGGGAATGCGGTACGCAACAGGAGCACCTGGACGATCACCAAGCGCACCACTTGCATGACCACAAACAGCAGCAGGCCCCAACCGGCTGCGTGCACCACATGGGTGGGGTCCACCACTAACCCCATGCAGAGGAACAGCAGCAGCTCGGCCATTTTGGCGAAGCTGGCATGGGCTTCCTCGAGAACTTCCCGATCAAGGCTGTCTGCATTGCCCATCACCAGACCTGCCACATAGGCGGCAAGCAGGGAGCTGCCGCCGAGCAGGATGGTTCCCCCACTGAGCACCAGCAACAGCGCCAAACTCACCACCGGCAACATGGTGCTGTGGCTGAGGCTCGTGCGGCTTCTCAGCAGCTGCACGGTGAGGCTGCCTCCGAAGAAGCCCACCATGATTCCGAGCAGAAACTGACGCACCACGTCAATCACCAACTGCCCCGGCGTCACCCCGCCACCACCGACCAGGGCCAGGGCCACTCCCGCCAACACCACCGCCATCGGGTCGTTGAAGCCCGATTCAATCTCGATCAAATCCAGCAGCGGCTTGGGCAGGCGATTGCGGAGTGGTCGCAGCAGGGCAAACACCGCGGAGGCGTCGGTGCTCCCCACCATCGCCCCGACAAACAACGCTTTCGGAAGGCCCGTCGTCCATGACGCCCCCGACACGCCAACGCCAAACAGCAGCATGACGACTGCCAGCAGCACCGAGGTGAACACCACGCCCAGAGTGGCCAGACGCGCAGCAGGCCGAATCACCCCTTTGACCTGTGACCAGTTGGTGGTGAGGCCCCCGAAAAAGAGCACCAGCACCAGGGCGGCCTCGGTGATCTGCTGGGCCTGGTGCAACGAGAGCAATGGCGCTGCCCCAGCCCCGGAGCCCAGTTTGTTGTCGATCAGCAAACCCAGCAGCAACACCATCAGCACGCCAGGCATGCGGATCCGCTCGGCCAGGTCGTCCAGCAGCACGGCCAGCAGGAGCAATCCACCAAACACCAGCAGATAAATCGCAAGCTGGTGGGTCACGGAGCCGACCGCAGAGGGACGGGTTGGTTCTAGCCTGCATTCCAGCCCACACCTTCTTGATGGCCGAAACCGACACCGCGGCGCCAGCCAAGGCCAAACCCGCTGCCCTCAAGAAAGGTGCACTGGTGCGGGTCAACCGCAAGGCCTACGCCGGCAGCGTGGAAGCTTGTGCCAGCGATCCCACCCCTCCGGACTACATCTTTGAAGGCCCCGGCGAGATCCTGGTGGTGAAAGGCAACTACGCCCAGGTGCGCTGGCGCCGACCGGTGCCCGATGTGTGGCTGAAACTGGCTCAGCTTGAAGCCTGGTCCTGAAGTTCAGACTCCACGCTCTTCACGGCGTTCGGGATGGATTGCAGCGCCGACGGCACCCGCCAAAGGGCACCGGACAGCACGGCACTGAGATCATCGAGAGCGATCAGCAAAGGCTGCTCACCATGGCGTTGCCGCGCAGCTGATGTGATCGCTGCAGCTCGCCAGGGATTCCAACCGGCAATGGTGACCACCGCCCGGTAGGCACTGGGCCAGGGATTGGCGGGGAGAACCTGCTCCAGGGCCGCGAATTGGGCTGAAGCTTCGGCTGGGCGATTGGCCAACACCGACAGCAGCGCCAGGGTCCAACGGGCCTGGGCATCGTTGGGGTTCTGCGCCAGACGTGCCCGGGCCTGACGGCGTAAAGGCTGGCGATAGAGGAAGTGACCATCGAGCATGTGCTCCGTGGCCACGGCACTGAACAGGGGGTCGAGGCCTTCCGGACCGGCGGCCAGCCCCTGGGCCAGTGCAGGAAAACGCTCAACAAAACCCGGCGCAGCAGGAGAGTCCGCCCGGCGCTTCCAGAGGGAATAGCTGTCTCCGCCGCTGCGAGGGAACTGCTCCACCAGGGCAAACACGCCGCTGTTGCGCACGGCCTGATCCAGCTTGCGAGCGCTCTTGCGCACCGAGCCCTGGTCACCTTCCGCCAGCACCACCCATTCGGCCCGGGCCAACACCGGTTCGCGATCACGGCGACTGCTGCCCAACTGTCGACCCACCAAGTGCCCTCCACCGCGGCGGCCGTAATAGCTGACGTTGTGCTGATTGAGATCTGCGGTGCTCGGCACCACAATCAAGGTGGTGGGGTCCGCCCCGGCAGTCGCACCGCCAGCGCGGCGCACAATCGCCTCCAGCGGCCCCTGCTGACGATCCTTCAAGCGACTGAGCTGCGCTTCCGCGCCAGCCTCAGTGCCAGCACCGACGCCCAACACCAGCAACACAGCCGGAAGCCATGGCGAATGCTGAGGCCAGCGCTGCTGACACCACACCCCCCACTGCCACCATCCCCTGGTGAGCAGCAACAACAGCGCCGGTAGAAGCGGGGCGATGTAGCGGTCATCCTTGTTCGGGCTCAGGCCGGTAAACACCCACCCCGCCACCAGGCTGATCAACAACCAACACCAGGCCAGGCGATCGTCGTGGGCTTCAGCGCCAGGTCCCAGCGCCCCCCGCAACGGGCTGCCTGGCCCAAGCCTCCAGCGCTGCCAGCTCCAGAGAAGCAATCCAGCCAGACCCACCGCCAGCACCACGCCCCCCAGCTGCTCGGGCAACAGGCGTGGGTACCAAAGCCAACCCTGCAGCGACAGGGGGCCTGGATCGCCCTCACGGGCGGCGGATTCCAGCACGGCCCGGTTGGTGCCCCCCAGGGTGGTGATCCAGTTGTGCCGCAACCACGGCAGCACACCCGCCAGGATCAAGGCCAAACCGGCCAGCAACTGCACACGCCGGCCAGCACCCCGTCGCAACGCCTGCACAGCCGCCCAGGCCAGCGCCGGTAACAACACCAGCAGGGCGCTTTGCTTCACCAGCAACGCCAGCAGGCAGGTCAAGGCAGCCGTGAAGGCCTGGTGCCAGCGGCCACCGCGTTGGGGATCCCACCAGCACCCCAGGCGCCAAAGGGCGAGGGTGACCGTCGCCGTGAGCGGCAGCTCCAGCACGTAGTCACTGCGCAGATCGAGCAGAGCTGGCGCAAGGGCCACCAGCACAGCCGCCAGCAGCGCAAAGGCACGGGCCGCGGGCCGCGGTCGGCGCAGCTCCAGGGCCCAGGCCGCCACCGCCAGCAGCAACAGTCCATGCCAGAGGCTCAGGGTCCAGGCAGCCTGGGCAGGGGCATCCCCCGCCAGAGCCATCACACTGCCGTTCACCAATGAGGCAAGGGGGGGAATCTTGGGCGACAGATCGAGCAGCGCATCCCAACCCTGCCAACCGCCTCCGGGGAGGAACCCCAGAGCCCGGCCGTGGTCGAGAGCGCTGTTGAGATAGTCGGCCTGATCCCAGGCGGGAATGCTGTTGAAGTGTGTCCACCACAGGCGATCCGCCAGCGTGGACAACAGCCAGACCAGCAGCAAGGCCAACCGGAACAGCCAAGCCGACATCAGGCGATCTCCAAACGGCGCCGTTCCTGCTGCAAACGCTGGCGCCGCTGCTTGGCCTCCCGCAGCATCTCGCGGCCGTCGT contains these protein-coding regions:
- the ndhO gene encoding NAD(P)H-quinone oxidoreductase subunit O, whose protein sequence is MAETDTAAPAKAKPAALKKGALVRVNRKAYAGSVEACASDPTPPDYIFEGPGEILVVKGNYAQVRWRRPVPDVWLKLAQLEAWS
- a CDS encoding lipid-A-disaccharide synthase-related protein; protein product: MARLLLLSNGHGEDLSGALLGKALKTCGHQVEALPLVGGGHPYRDAAIPVVANTREYSTGGLGYTSWRGRLTELIQGQVLHLLQALLRLLRIRKRYALVVVIGDVIPVMAAWLSGRPVATYLVAYSSHYEGRLNLPWPCGSCLSHPRFQAVYSRDLLTADDLSSQLGRPVQFLGNPFMDPVLAAAPALPARRRRIALLPGSRRPELEHNLQLLLALIQRLPAPLISSGELAIDLALIRALDDAALNALTTPLGWQLREADNSMTLIKGSHRVHVRRGQFTSVLQSADLVISMAGTAAEQAVGLAKPVLQIAGAGPQFTASFAEAQRRLLGPTVFCAEGDSGSASTLDASARLALQLLERSSQDPSLQQRCRQQADERLGSMGGAARMAAAITALIKP
- a CDS encoding phospholipid carrier-dependent glycosyltransferase, which produces MSAWLFRLALLLVWLLSTLADRLWWTHFNSIPAWDQADYLNSALDHGRALGFLPGGGWQGWDALLDLSPKIPPLASLVNGSVMALAGDAPAQAAWTLSLWHGLLLLAVAAWALELRRPRPAARAFALLAAVLVALAPALLDLRSDYVLELPLTATVTLALWRLGCWWDPQRGGRWHQAFTAALTCLLALLVKQSALLVLLPALAWAAVQALRRGAGRRVQLLAGLALILAGVLPWLRHNWITTLGGTNRAVLESAAREGDPGPLSLQGWLWYPRLLPEQLGGVVLAVGLAGLLLWSWQRWRLGPGSPLRGALGPGAEAHDDRLAWCWLLISLVAGWVFTGLSPNKDDRYIAPLLPALLLLLTRGWWQWGVWCQQRWPQHSPWLPAVLLVLGVGAGTEAGAEAQLSRLKDRQQGPLEAIVRRAGGATAGADPTTLIVVPSTADLNQHNVSYYGRRGGGHLVGRQLGSSRRDREPVLARAEWVVLAEGDQGSVRKSARKLDQAVRNSGVFALVEQFPRSGGDSYSLWKRRADSPAAPGFVERFPALAQGLAAGPEGLDPLFSAVATEHMLDGHFLYRQPLRRQARARLAQNPNDAQARWTLALLSVLANRPAEASAQFAALEQVLPANPWPSAYRAVVTIAGWNPWRAAAITSAARQRHGEQPLLIALDDLSAVLSGALWRVPSALQSIPNAVKSVESELQDQASS
- a CDS encoding cation:proton antiporter, producing the protein MTHQLAIYLLVFGGLLLLAVLLDDLAERIRMPGVLMVLLLGLLIDNKLGSGAGAAPLLSLHQAQQITEAALVLVLFFGGLTTNWSQVKGVIRPAARLATLGVVFTSVLLAVVMLLFGVGVSGASWTTGLPKALFVGAMVGSTDASAVFALLRPLRNRLPKPLLDLIEIESGFNDPMAVVLAGVALALVGGGGVTPGQLVIDVVRQFLLGIMVGFFGGSLTVQLLRSRTSLSHSTMLPVVSLALLLVLSGGTILLGGSSLLAAYVAGLVMGNADSLDREVLEEAHASFAKMAELLLFLCMGLVVDPTHVVHAAGWGLLLFVVMQVVRLVIVQVLLLRTAFPPPQRMFVVCAGLRGAVPIALAIGAWASDVPWGWQMPPLALAVVLYGLLIQGFALVPLARRLQITLPDPGADPPLDTAPSS
- a CDS encoding TIGR01777 family oxidoreductase — protein: MRLLLLGCTGLVGRELVPTLQEAGHQLTLVSRRPRTAVSWAPEQQVEWVQCDPAQASSWAQGGALQQALATAEGVVNLAGEPIAEQRWTPAHLQLLHDSRIATTRHLTAAMAALATPPAVLVNASAVGFYGTSEQASFAESSAAGTDVLGSLCRDWEAAAAGRPQTTRLVVVRIGIVLAADGGALGKMLPIFRAGFGGPIGSGRQWMSWIHRTDLCALIQTALTDSSWDGVVNGVAPQPVSMASFASTLGRCLGRPSLLPVPGPVLHLLLGDGARVVLDGQHVRSERLPQLGFSFSYPDLPEALAAATTTQSR